A genomic region of Streptomyces sp. NBC_00247 contains the following coding sequences:
- a CDS encoding chitosanase, which produces MPLTLQPVGGAERRTPAWQAWGVNRTVRPVAHRLLATAFVSLLTTALLTSCSTTDDKPEKSLDDPAKKRIAMELVSSAENSTLDWKDQYEYIEDIGDGRGYTGGIIGFCSGTGDMLDVVERYTKARPGNGLARFVPALRAVDGTDSHAGLGTAFTEAWAAAAKDSAFRAAQDAVLDAGYFRPAVDRAEKDGLSALGQFIYYDAYVMHGAGDTEGTVGFTSIRRQALAAADSPAEGGDEEAYLNAFLDARVAAIAKEPSHTDTSRIETAQRRFVREGKLQLETPLRWKVYGESFRIDG; this is translated from the coding sequence ATGCCCCTGACGCTACAGCCGGTGGGCGGGGCCGAGCGCCGCACCCCGGCCTGGCAGGCTTGGGGGGTGAACCGTACCGTCCGGCCCGTCGCCCACCGTCTGCTCGCCACGGCCTTCGTCTCCCTGCTGACCACCGCCCTGCTGACCTCCTGTTCCACCACGGACGACAAGCCGGAGAAGAGTCTCGACGACCCGGCGAAGAAACGGATCGCCATGGAGCTCGTCTCCAGTGCGGAGAACTCCACCCTGGACTGGAAAGACCAGTACGAGTACATCGAGGACATCGGTGACGGCCGCGGCTACACCGGCGGCATCATCGGGTTCTGCTCCGGCACCGGCGACATGCTCGACGTGGTGGAGCGGTACACGAAGGCCCGCCCCGGCAACGGGCTCGCGCGGTTCGTCCCGGCCCTGCGGGCAGTGGACGGAACCGACTCGCACGCGGGCCTCGGCACGGCGTTCACGGAGGCGTGGGCCGCCGCCGCGAAGGACTCCGCCTTCCGCGCGGCACAGGACGCGGTCCTGGACGCGGGCTACTTCAGGCCGGCGGTGGACCGGGCCGAGAAGGACGGTCTCAGCGCTCTGGGCCAGTTCATCTACTACGACGCGTACGTCATGCACGGAGCCGGCGACACCGAAGGCACGGTCGGGTTCACGAGCATCCGCCGCCAGGCACTGGCCGCCGCCGACTCCCCGGCCGAGGGCGGTGACGAGGAGGCGTACCTCAACGCCTTCCTCGACGCCCGGGTGGCCGCCATCGCCAAGGAGCCCTCGCACACCGACACCAGCAGGATCGAGACGGCCCAGCGCCGGTTCGTGCGCGAGGGAAAGCTCCAGCTGGAGACCCCGCTGCGCTGGAAGGTGTACGGGGAGAGCTTCCGGATCGACGGCTGA
- a CDS encoding chitosanase, giving the protein MAVATALGLALTVAPGSALADSPTQEVAMRHEAVRPVAWAPTVGLDDPAKKEIAMQLVSSAENSSLDWRDQYKYIEDIGDGRGYTGGIVGFCSGTSDMLGVVELYTERAPGNILAPFLPALREVDGTDSHEGLGSRFTAAWEKAALTDPVFRGVQDDERDRVYFDPAVKQAKADGLGTLGQFAYYDALVMHGEGDDSASFGSIRSRALAKARPPSEGGGETVYLDAYLDARVWAMRQEEAHSDTSRVDTAQRVFLRNGNLGLNPPLDWKVYGDSYHIG; this is encoded by the coding sequence GTGGCCGTGGCCACCGCTCTCGGGCTCGCCCTCACCGTCGCCCCGGGCAGCGCCCTGGCGGACTCTCCGACTCAGGAGGTGGCGATGCGTCACGAAGCGGTCCGGCCGGTCGCGTGGGCCCCCACGGTGGGGCTGGACGATCCGGCGAAGAAGGAGATCGCCATGCAGCTGGTCTCCAGTGCGGAGAACTCCAGCCTGGACTGGCGGGACCAGTACAAGTACATCGAGGACATCGGTGACGGCCGCGGCTACACCGGCGGCATCGTCGGATTCTGTTCCGGCACCAGCGACATGCTGGGGGTCGTGGAGCTCTACACCGAGCGCGCTCCGGGCAACATCCTCGCGCCGTTCCTGCCCGCGCTGCGCGAGGTGGACGGCACCGACTCGCACGAGGGGCTCGGCTCCCGGTTCACCGCCGCGTGGGAGAAGGCCGCGCTGACCGACCCGGTCTTCCGCGGGGTGCAGGACGACGAGCGCGACCGGGTGTACTTCGACCCGGCGGTGAAGCAGGCGAAGGCCGACGGCCTCGGCACGCTGGGCCAGTTCGCGTACTACGACGCGCTCGTCATGCACGGCGAGGGTGACGACAGCGCGAGCTTCGGATCGATCCGCTCCAGAGCCCTCGCCAAGGCCCGGCCACCGTCGGAGGGCGGCGGCGAGACGGTGTACCTCGACGCCTACCTCGACGCGCGGGTGTGGGCCATGCGGCAGGAGGAGGCCCACTCCGACACCAGCAGAGTCGACACCGCACAGCGGGTCTTCCTGCGGAACGGCAACCTCGGCCTGAACCCGCCGCTCGACTGGAAGGTGTACGGGGACAGTTACCACATCGGCTGA